CTTTAGTCCAATTATCGGCACAAACGAACGTTCAGGCTTCCTGCCGGCCTTCCAAGGCCCTTCCGAGCGTGATTTCGTCCGCATATTCCAGGTCACTGCCCACCGGCAGGCCGCTGGCAAGCCGCGTGACCTTGAGCCCCAGCGGGGAAAGCAGACGGCTCAGGTAGGTCACCGTGGCCTCGCCTTCGATATTGGGGTCGAGCGCGAGGATGATCTCCTTGACCTCGTCGGTTTTGAGCCGGTCCAGAAGCTTGGGAATGGCCAGATCGCCGGGTCCGACGTTCGCCATCGGGTTGATGGCCCCGCCAAGAACGTGGTAGACACCATGGAATTCGCGGGTGCGCTCGATGCTCATGACGTCTTTCGGCTCCTCCACCACGCAGATGATGGAATGGTCACGGCGCGG
This genomic stretch from Bifidobacterium sp. ESL0690 harbors:
- the recR gene encoding recombination mediator RecR translates to MALAYDGAIQRLIDGFARLPGIGPKGAQRIAFYLLSASDEEAQDLADAIREVKEKVRFCEICGNVCETSPCPICSDPRRDHSIICVVEEPKDVMSIERTREFHGVYHVLGGAINPMANVGPGDLAIPKLLDRLKTDEVKEIILALDPNIEGEATVTYLSRLLSPLGLKVTRLASGLPVGSDLEYADEITLGRALEGRQEA